From a region of the Papaver somniferum cultivar HN1 unplaced genomic scaffold, ASM357369v1 unplaced-scaffold_54, whole genome shotgun sequence genome:
- the LOC113343078 gene encoding UDP-glucose 6-dehydrogenase 4-like — MVKICCIGAGYVGGPTMAVIALKCPHIEVVVVDISVPRITAWNSDQLPIYEPGLEDIVKQCRGKNLFFSTDVEKHVAEADIIFVSVNTPTKTRGLGAGKAADLTYWESAARMIADVSKSNKIVVEKSTVPVKTAEAIEKILTHNSKGIEYHILSNPEFLAEGTAIDDLFKPDRVLIGGRETPGGQKAIQALKEVYANWVPEDRIICTNLWSAELSKLAANAFLAQRISSVNAMSALCEATGADVAEVAHAIGKDTRIGSKFLNSSVGFGGSCFQKDILNLVYICECNGLPEVATYWKQVIKINDYQKSRFVNRVVSSMFNTVSGKKIAVLGFAFKKDTGDTRETPAIDVCNGLLGDKALVSIYDPQVTEEQIQRDLSMKKFDWDHPIHLQPMSPTAVKQVSVVWDAYEATKDSHAICILTEWDEFKNLDYKRIYDNMQKPAFVFDGRNIVDAETLREIGFIVYCIGKPLDGWLKEMPAVA, encoded by the coding sequence ATGGTGAAGATCTGTTGTATCGGAGCTGGTTACGTTGGTGGCCCTACCATGGCTGTGATTGCACTCAAGTGCCCACatatcgaagttgttgttgttgacattTCCGTTCCAAGGATCACAGCCTGGAACAGTGATCAGCTTCCAATCTACGAACCAGGTTTGGAAGATATAGTGAAGCAATGCAGAGGAAAGAATCTCTTCTTCAGTACCGATGTTGAGAAACATGTAGCAGAGGCAGATATCATCTTTGTCTCAGTTAACACCCCTACCAAAACTCGCGGTCTTGGAGCAGGCAAAGCTGCTGATCTGACATACTGGGAAAGTGCTGCTCGTATGATTGCCGATGTGTCAAAATCCAACAAAATTGTGGTTGAGAAATCAACTGTCCCGGTTAAAACAGCTGAGGCGATTGAGAAAATTTTGACTCACAACAGCAAAGGGATTGAATATCACATTCTTTCAAACCCAGAGTTTCTTGCTGAAGGTACTGCAATTGATGATCTTTTCAAGCCTGATAGGGTTCTCATTGGAGGCCGGGAGACTCCAGGAGGACAAAAGGCAATTCAAGCTTTGAAAGAGGTGTATGCCAATTGGGTGCCAGAGGATAGAATCATTTGCACCAACCTTTGGTCAGCTGAGCTTTCCAAGCTTGCTGCCAATGCTTTCTTGGCCCAGAGGATTTCATCTGTTAATGCTATGTCAGCTCTCTGCGAAGCAACTGGTGCAGATGTAGCAGAGGTTGCCCATGCTATTGGGAAGGACACCAGAATCGGATCCAAGTTCTTGAATTCCAGTGTTGGTTTTGGAGGATCATGTTTCCAGAAAGATATTCTCAATCTTGTTTACATCTGTGAATGCAATGGCCTACCTGAAGTAGCAACCTACTGGAAACAGGTTATTAAGATCAACGATTATCAGAAGAGCCGATTCGTGAACAGGGTTGTCTCCTCCATGTTCAACACTGTGTCTGGGAAAAAAATTGCTGTACTTGGATTCGCGTTCAAGAAAGACACTGGTGATACAAGAGAGACACCTGCAATTGATGTCTGCAATGGACTTCTTGGGGACAAAGCCCTTGTCAGCATTTACGATCCACAGGTGACCGAAGAACAGATTCAGAGGGACCTTTCAATGAAGAAATTCGACTGGGACCACCCAATTCACCTACAGCCAATGAGCCCCACTGCTGTGAAGCAAGTGAGCGTGGTCTGGGACGCTTATGAAGCCACAAAAGATTCCCATGCTATCTGTATTCTAACTGAATGGGATGAATTCAAGAACCTCGACTACAAGAGAATTTACGACAACATGCAGAAACCCGCTTTCGTATTCGATGGACGTAACATCGTGGATGCAGAGACGCTCAGAGAGATTGGTTTCATTGTTTATTGTATCGGTAAGCCTCTAGATGGATGGTTGAAGGAGATGCCTGCTGTGGCATAA